From Pontibacter actiniarum, a single genomic window includes:
- a CDS encoding alpha/beta fold hydrolase, producing MKHTLPDGHQLYYEVQGNPDAAQTLVFLNGLTQTTTAWAGVAFTLGKKYKQVLVDLLFQGKADAAPEPRSFEAHAADLAHLLQSLQLPDVVLVGISFGGAVAQRVLVNYPELVQAGVLLSTFAQVDAYFEAVCHTWEAALEAGGTALLVDVMLPMVLGRSYFLKPVISIEKLRGSRANQSLLKENVLHQLAAIKESGNYLKELKKVQLPVMLVHGEEDQLCPTEMGKAMNDVLPNAKLETIPKAGHTLNLEAVPALTRLIDAFAASVK from the coding sequence ATGAAGCACACCCTTCCGGACGGGCACCAGCTATACTATGAAGTGCAGGGCAACCCTGATGCTGCGCAGACGCTGGTATTCCTGAATGGCCTCACGCAAACCACTACAGCCTGGGCGGGAGTGGCCTTTACGCTCGGGAAGAAGTATAAGCAGGTGCTGGTAGACCTGCTGTTCCAGGGCAAAGCAGATGCCGCGCCTGAGCCTCGCAGTTTTGAAGCCCATGCCGCGGACCTTGCACATCTGTTGCAGTCGTTACAATTGCCTGATGTTGTACTAGTAGGCATCTCTTTTGGTGGCGCTGTGGCACAACGGGTGCTGGTAAATTATCCTGAACTGGTACAGGCGGGAGTTCTGCTCTCAACTTTCGCTCAAGTAGATGCTTACTTTGAAGCCGTCTGCCATACCTGGGAAGCTGCGTTAGAAGCAGGAGGCACTGCGCTGTTGGTAGATGTGATGCTGCCGATGGTGCTGGGCCGAAGCTATTTTCTGAAGCCTGTCATCAGCATAGAAAAGCTAAGAGGTAGTAGAGCGAATCAGTCTCTGCTAAAGGAAAACGTGCTACACCAGCTAGCAGCGATAAAGGAAAGCGGTAATTACCTGAAGGAGCTGAAAAAGGTGCAGTTGCCTGTAATGCTGGTGCATGGTGAGGAAGATCAGCTTTGCCCTACTGAAATGGGAAAGGCAATGAATGACGTTCTCCCGAATGCGAAACTAGAAACTATACCAAAAGCTGGCCATACTTTAAACTTGGAAGCCGTGCCTGCACTTACTCGTCTGATAGACGCTTTTGCTGCAAGCGTAAAGTAA
- the arfB gene encoding alternative ribosome rescue aminoacyl-tRNA hydrolase ArfB, translating to MNLRNRGLEQELQFQASRSGGAGGQNVNKVNTKVELRFHVQHSALLTDEEKELVQEKLSNRINNEGYLQVVCQTERSQLKNKELCMQRFFELLRQALTKQKKRTATRPTRSSVRRRLEGKKKQAEKKANRGFRGDF from the coding sequence ATGAATTTGAGAAATAGAGGCTTAGAGCAGGAGTTGCAGTTTCAGGCATCGCGGAGCGGCGGTGCGGGCGGCCAGAACGTGAACAAGGTCAATACAAAGGTAGAGCTGCGGTTTCATGTACAGCACTCGGCCTTGCTAACGGACGAGGAAAAAGAGCTGGTGCAGGAGAAATTAAGCAACCGCATCAACAACGAAGGGTACCTTCAGGTGGTTTGCCAAACCGAGCGGAGCCAGCTGAAGAACAAGGAGCTGTGCATGCAGCGTTTTTTTGAGCTACTGCGGCAGGCGCTCACCAAGCAGAAGAAGCGCACCGCCACCAGGCCCACCCGCTCCAGCGTAAGGCGGCGGCTGGAAGGGAAGAAAAAGCAGGCGGAGAAGAAAGCAAACAGGGGCTTTCGCGGAGACTTTTAA
- a CDS encoding BatA domain-containing protein has translation MTFLAPYWLFAASGILIPVAIHLWNKRQGKRVKVGSLRWLEPSASKRWSSIKLNDVWLLLLRCLILILLAVALAQPVWVHQPKVQGQKVVYVGPELLYSSARASIQPTLDSLLQRGYTLHSYTSDFEKIPQEAWEQLKSRTQDSTLSNQSNYWSLLPALADKYKKPQDSVWLFTSDQQTFFAGARPEAIPENIRWIPVATTTTADWLQAAVQTSPDSLLLLIGQSTREDVSYSRYRIKASTQSINLSENQSLKLRLKGDSLLASTGNTSSQVKIQAEPLQVAVLASKSQQAEVKYLRAALQAISSYTSQPINLKPDITNADWLFWLQEEELPTSIKQAVSRGQNVWVQQRAKSSGLKASMATAAGNEVLVRQVSTGSSAADATAIWTTQAIDALLSAQQIGSGRLYTFRSGFGPAWSELGESGQLPGLLLPLLFPQAEAARYDMRALDEQQLMPTATATLMKAATPEAEHAPLLKWVVLAAFMLFLIERFIAGRRSKV, from the coding sequence TTGACCTTTCTAGCACCATACTGGCTATTTGCAGCGTCGGGTATACTTATTCCGGTTGCCATTCACCTGTGGAACAAGCGGCAGGGGAAGAGGGTAAAAGTGGGCAGCCTGCGTTGGCTGGAGCCGTCGGCAAGCAAGCGCTGGAGTAGCATTAAATTGAATGATGTGTGGCTACTCCTTTTGCGCTGCCTCATACTTATACTTCTGGCCGTAGCATTGGCTCAGCCAGTGTGGGTGCACCAGCCGAAGGTGCAGGGGCAAAAAGTAGTATACGTAGGGCCAGAGCTGCTGTATTCTTCTGCAAGAGCCTCTATCCAACCCACGCTCGACTCGCTGCTGCAACGCGGCTATACCTTGCACAGCTACACTTCTGATTTTGAGAAGATTCCGCAGGAGGCATGGGAGCAACTAAAGTCTCGCACCCAAGACAGCACGCTGAGCAACCAGAGCAATTACTGGAGCCTTTTACCTGCTTTGGCCGACAAGTATAAAAAACCGCAGGATAGCGTTTGGCTTTTCACATCTGACCAGCAGACCTTTTTTGCCGGAGCTCGCCCGGAAGCGATACCAGAGAACATCCGCTGGATACCTGTAGCCACAACCACAACTGCTGATTGGCTTCAAGCGGCTGTGCAAACTTCACCTGATAGTCTGTTGCTGCTTATCGGGCAAAGCACCCGTGAGGACGTTAGTTATAGCCGTTATCGCATTAAGGCATCAACACAAAGTATAAACTTGTCCGAGAACCAGTCACTAAAGCTGCGACTCAAGGGCGATTCACTTTTAGCTAGCACTGGTAACACGTCCAGCCAAGTTAAAATACAGGCAGAGCCGCTTCAGGTGGCGGTACTTGCCAGCAAATCGCAGCAGGCGGAGGTGAAGTACTTACGAGCCGCACTACAAGCCATTAGCAGCTATACTAGTCAGCCCATCAACCTTAAGCCTGACATAACAAATGCTGATTGGCTGTTTTGGCTGCAGGAAGAGGAGCTACCGACAAGTATAAAACAGGCTGTGTCGCGGGGGCAAAACGTGTGGGTACAGCAAAGAGCTAAGTCATCAGGACTAAAAGCAAGTATGGCTACGGCTGCTGGAAATGAGGTACTGGTGCGCCAAGTGAGTACTGGCAGCAGTGCTGCCGATGCTACAGCTATCTGGACTACCCAGGCCATCGACGCACTTCTCAGTGCACAGCAGATTGGCAGTGGCAGGTTGTATACGTTCCGGAGTGGCTTTGGCCCCGCCTGGAGCGAGTTAGGGGAGAGTGGGCAATTACCAGGTTTGCTCTTGCCGCTGCTTTTCCCACAAGCCGAAGCAGCCAGGTATGATATGCGGGCATTGGACGAGCAGCAACTGATGCCAACGGCCACCGCAACTTTAATGAAAGCCGCCACACCAGAAGCAGAGCATGCGCCACTTCTGAAGTGGGTAGTGCTGGCAGCGTTTATGTTATTTCTAATAGAGCGTTTTATAGCCGGAAGGCGCAGCAAAGTATAA
- a CDS encoding NAD(P)/FAD-dependent oxidoreductase: MYDVIIIGGGPAGLNAAMLLGRSRRKVIVMDSGKPRNRWAERMNGFLTSDGMNPREFIQKGRAELDKYGVELVDVVVKSATYTKGEFVVNDSNGKVYRSRKLLLATGLKDTLPELEGVEEMYGKSVHHCPYCDGWESRDKAIAVYGGPVHHGVGQALAMKNWSADVTLYTDAIDGLRREDIELLERNEVKIEQEKIARLEGENGMLRHIVLANGEKRPQQALFFSLGTEQQSDLGEQLGCEFTSDGVIRTKKLQHSNIPGLFVAGDAARDMQMVVVAAAEGAKAGVAINMELQQEDRK; this comes from the coding sequence ATGTACGATGTGATCATTATAGGAGGCGGCCCGGCTGGCTTAAACGCAGCCATGCTCTTAGGGCGCTCCCGCCGCAAGGTAATTGTGATGGATAGCGGGAAACCCCGCAACCGCTGGGCAGAGAGGATGAACGGCTTCCTGACGAGCGATGGGATGAACCCGCGCGAGTTTATACAGAAAGGCCGCGCAGAACTGGACAAGTATGGCGTTGAGCTGGTGGATGTGGTGGTGAAGTCAGCCACCTACACCAAAGGCGAGTTTGTAGTGAACGACAGCAACGGCAAAGTATACCGCTCCCGCAAACTACTGCTGGCAACCGGCCTCAAAGACACTCTGCCGGAGCTGGAGGGCGTGGAGGAAATGTACGGCAAAAGCGTGCACCACTGCCCTTACTGCGATGGCTGGGAGAGCCGCGACAAAGCCATTGCCGTGTACGGTGGCCCCGTGCACCACGGCGTAGGCCAGGCGCTTGCCATGAAAAACTGGAGTGCCGATGTAACCCTTTACACCGATGCCATAGACGGCCTCCGCCGCGAAGACATCGAACTGCTGGAGCGCAACGAGGTAAAAATTGAGCAGGAGAAAATCGCGCGCCTCGAAGGGGAGAACGGCATGCTCCGGCACATTGTGCTGGCCAACGGGGAGAAGCGCCCGCAACAGGCCCTATTCTTTTCGCTGGGCACCGAGCAGCAGTCGGATCTGGGCGAGCAGTTGGGCTGCGAGTTCACTAGCGACGGCGTTATCCGGACCAAGAAGCTGCAGCACTCCAACATCCCGGGCCTCTTCGTAGCCGGCGACGCTGCCCGCGATATGCAAATGGTGGTGGTAGCGGCAGCCGAGGGCGCCAAGGCCGGTGTAGCCATCAATATGGAGCTGCAGCAGGAGGATAGGAAGTAA
- a CDS encoding site-2 protease family protein: MKWSLNLGRIAGIKILVHWTFALLLGWVAFTEVQRGSDLSATLLAIGFILAVFCCVVLHELGHALTARNYGINTKMITLLPIGGVASLEKMPEKPKQELLVALAGPAVNVVIAFLLWLVLPSLQGMPADDFFLRITADNFLYLLLFVNVVLVLFNAIPAFPMDGGRVLRALLAFKLGRVRATQIAANLGQLLAIFFVFIGFFYNPFLILIGAFVFFGAYSENIIVQHLDFLRGHSVREGMMTNYVTLAPTDTVREAVGKLLMGSEHEFIIEEEGRVTGTLTRSQLIQAVKDEQMETPVARVMSSEVRTFNVQDKLSEAYTELQKSRAPLYPVLENGRLAGVINTDNINEFIMIKSALMH, encoded by the coding sequence ATGAAGTGGTCACTGAACTTAGGGAGGATAGCAGGTATAAAGATACTCGTGCACTGGACGTTCGCGCTTCTGCTCGGCTGGGTAGCCTTTACGGAGGTACAGCGAGGCAGCGACTTATCCGCCACCCTGCTGGCCATCGGGTTTATACTGGCGGTGTTCTGCTGTGTGGTGCTGCACGAGCTGGGGCATGCCCTCACGGCCAGAAACTACGGCATCAACACCAAGATGATCACGCTGCTGCCTATTGGTGGCGTGGCCAGCCTGGAGAAAATGCCCGAGAAGCCGAAGCAGGAGCTGCTGGTTGCCCTAGCCGGGCCTGCCGTTAACGTGGTCATCGCCTTTCTGCTCTGGTTGGTGCTGCCCTCGCTGCAAGGCATGCCGGCAGACGACTTTTTCCTGCGCATCACGGCAGACAACTTTCTCTACCTGCTGCTCTTTGTGAATGTGGTGCTTGTGCTGTTTAACGCCATTCCGGCCTTCCCGATGGATGGGGGGCGGGTACTGCGGGCGCTGCTGGCCTTTAAGCTGGGGCGGGTGCGGGCGACACAGATTGCCGCTAACCTGGGGCAGTTGCTGGCGATCTTCTTTGTGTTTATCGGCTTTTTCTACAATCCCTTTCTGATCCTGATCGGCGCTTTCGTGTTCTTCGGGGCCTACTCCGAGAACATCATTGTGCAGCACCTTGATTTCCTGCGCGGCCACAGCGTGCGCGAAGGGATGATGACCAACTACGTTACCCTTGCCCCGACCGACACCGTGCGCGAGGCGGTCGGGAAGCTGCTGATGGGGTCGGAGCACGAGTTTATCATCGAGGAGGAGGGGCGGGTAACCGGCACGCTCACCCGCTCTCAGCTGATACAGGCGGTAAAGGATGAGCAGATGGAGACGCCGGTAGCCAGGGTCATGTCATCAGAGGTGAGAACCTTTAACGTGCAGGACAAGCTGTCCGAAGCCTACACAGAGCTGCAGAAATCGCGCGCACCGCTTTACCCCGTACTCGAGAACGGCCGCCTTGCCGGCGTTATCAACACCGACAACATCAATGAGTTCATCATGATCAAATCGGCGCTGATGCACTGA
- a CDS encoding sensory rhodopsin transducer, translating into MEKPIGHKVWAIAEGYIPPYGNGPAPQFTSHETACILNASDQDANVKLWIYFSDRDPIGPYKVVVPARRTKHLRFNDLRDPEPVPTDTDYASVIESDVPVVVQHTRLDSRQAENALISTVAFPVVS; encoded by the coding sequence ATGGAGAAACCGATAGGGCACAAGGTGTGGGCCATTGCTGAAGGCTACATCCCGCCGTACGGCAACGGCCCGGCGCCCCAGTTTACCAGCCACGAAACCGCCTGTATTCTCAACGCCTCTGATCAGGATGCCAACGTTAAACTCTGGATTTACTTCTCGGACCGCGACCCCATTGGCCCCTACAAAGTGGTGGTGCCTGCCAGGCGCACAAAGCACCTGCGCTTTAACGATCTCCGCGACCCGGAACCCGTACCCACCGACACCGACTACGCCAGCGTGATAGAGTCTGATGTGCCGGTAGTGGTACAGCACACGCGCCTCGACTCCCGCCAGGCCGAAAACGCGCTGATCAGCACGGTAGCCTTTCCTGTAGTGTCGTAG
- a CDS encoding DUF1905 domain-containing protein encodes MINFKTHIGLLKHLPGMHYLEIPQEVVQQLGTLKQRLHCTVNAKVKFQCGLMALGEGKAYISISKKRMQELGVKLEDTVTVKLEKDDSTYGTEMPAEMEELLRQDEEGNRRFLLLKPGMQRYMLNHVGAVKSVQLRVDRAITLIENLKKLPEGKEDFRAMLGLPPR; translated from the coding sequence ATGATAAACTTCAAAACCCATATCGGCTTACTAAAGCACCTGCCCGGTATGCACTACCTGGAAATCCCACAGGAAGTGGTACAGCAGTTAGGTACATTAAAGCAGCGCCTGCACTGCACCGTCAACGCCAAAGTGAAGTTCCAGTGTGGGTTGATGGCCTTGGGAGAAGGGAAAGCCTACATCAGTATCTCTAAAAAGCGCATGCAGGAGCTGGGGGTAAAGCTTGAAGATACAGTTACGGTAAAACTGGAAAAGGACGACAGCACCTACGGCACCGAAATGCCTGCAGAGATGGAAGAGCTGCTACGGCAGGATGAAGAGGGAAACAGACGGTTTCTATTGCTAAAGCCAGGCATGCAGCGCTACATGCTGAACCATGTGGGAGCCGTCAAAAGCGTACAGCTACGCGTGGATCGAGCCATTACACTGATTGAAAACCTGAAAAAGCTACCAGAGGGGAAGGAAGACTTTCGGGCGATGCTGGGCTTACCTCCACGTTAA
- a CDS encoding class I SAM-dependent methyltransferase — MKDNFSGHAADYAKYRPQYSAELISYLVSLAPAQHLAWDCATGNGQMAGMLSEHFAEVVATDMSEKQVQNAAQMPNITYKVEPAEQSTLADASVDFVVVAQAVHWFEFDKFYKEVKRVLRSEGVLALVGYGLISVSSEVDKLVQKLYEDILGEYWDPERRYIDEAYQTVPFPFQELEVPEFSINYTWAIEDIINYLNTWSAVKHYEKKQHQNPVQLIEQELRQVWPQQQTEVKFNIIAKVGKV; from the coding sequence ATGAAAGATAATTTCTCTGGTCATGCCGCTGATTATGCGAAGTACAGGCCTCAGTACTCGGCAGAACTAATTTCATACTTGGTGAGTCTGGCTCCGGCGCAGCACTTGGCATGGGATTGTGCCACGGGGAATGGGCAGATGGCGGGGATGCTATCGGAGCACTTTGCAGAGGTGGTAGCAACGGACATGAGCGAAAAGCAGGTTCAGAACGCGGCGCAGATGCCAAACATCACTTACAAAGTAGAACCGGCGGAGCAGTCTACCCTAGCTGATGCCTCTGTTGACTTCGTAGTAGTGGCGCAGGCGGTGCATTGGTTCGAGTTCGATAAATTTTATAAGGAGGTAAAGCGGGTGCTGCGCTCAGAGGGAGTGTTGGCATTAGTGGGCTATGGCCTGATTAGCGTTAGCTCAGAAGTAGATAAATTAGTTCAGAAACTATATGAAGATATACTCGGTGAGTACTGGGACCCGGAGCGGCGCTACATTGATGAGGCATATCAGACCGTACCTTTTCCCTTTCAGGAGCTAGAAGTACCGGAGTTCAGCATTAACTATACCTGGGCGATAGAAGACATCATCAACTACCTCAACACCTGGTCTGCCGTGAAGCACTATGAAAAGAAACAGCACCAAAACCCGGTGCAGCTGATTGAACAGGAGCTTCGGCAAGTATGGCCACAGCAACAGACAGAAGTAAAGTTTAACATCATCGCCAAAGTAGGCAAAGTATAA
- a CDS encoding DUF4175 family protein, with the protein MAVEQSIHILRQIRSRYVQAKLWLYALQAIAVAAVGIAIFSRWRFEVPVLAFVAISMIIAAILYVALRWRSVSQTSLQQVARHLNRQYPALEDSTEMLLHEPQNLLQRLQQQKIAGVLQELHPEKEKTYTLRSTASYVALGLALVLTAGILYLPAAPLPDPKQSPEVQITFPDAPAAAADTATTIEQIEITVTPPAYTGKKAYKADNPNLRVEEGATVNWRIRTNKPAKALQLELNEQQAQTFKQSKTGYTFSRSFSQPTLYTINLNGQKSAFYTLEIIPDEAPAIEISKPKEYTEIRLGEPQRVSLQAKLTDDYGIREANMIATVAKGTGEAVKFREEKMKLNLSGNSRSYSINQTLDLQKLGMSFGDELYFYLQAWDNHRGYTRSETFFVQIEDTTIVEASFDMTAGVNPVPEYFRSQRQIIIDTEKLLKEQRSISKAEFQERSNNIGIDQKLLRLRYGKFLGEEFESGIGPGGGIPEGAGGHEEAQHFEGDGHDHPEFENQNSPEALLDPYLHKHDQEGEATIFEPAVKAKLKGALAQMWEAELRLRTFKPKEALPFEYMALRMLKDVQQSQRAYVAKTGFEAPPLKEPELRLTGELNKITPLNERNTIKQKQQYPDTKAALNWLARYKQNGKYKPSDAALLERAGQELAQRAVNTPGQNLRALQDMRQLISEVRTGDGKLCASCLATVEHALTALLPPAAQTPQPKQVMRSKLAQEYMKQLEQ; encoded by the coding sequence ATGGCAGTTGAGCAAAGCATCCATATCCTCCGTCAGATTCGCAGCCGCTATGTGCAGGCGAAACTGTGGCTGTATGCGCTGCAGGCTATAGCTGTGGCAGCCGTAGGTATAGCCATATTTTCCAGGTGGCGCTTTGAAGTTCCTGTGCTGGCATTTGTGGCTATCTCCATGATTATAGCGGCTATTTTATACGTTGCCCTGCGTTGGAGAAGCGTTAGCCAAACAAGCCTGCAGCAGGTAGCCCGGCACCTGAACAGGCAGTATCCTGCCTTAGAGGATAGTACTGAAATGCTTCTGCATGAGCCTCAGAACCTGCTTCAGCGCCTGCAACAGCAGAAAATAGCTGGGGTGCTACAGGAGCTTCACCCAGAGAAAGAGAAAACTTATACCTTACGCAGCACCGCATCCTATGTCGCCTTAGGTTTAGCGCTGGTACTCACAGCCGGAATTTTATACTTGCCAGCAGCTCCACTGCCCGATCCTAAGCAAAGCCCGGAAGTACAAATCACTTTTCCCGATGCTCCTGCTGCCGCCGCTGATACCGCTACAACTATTGAGCAGATTGAGATAACTGTTACGCCTCCCGCTTACACTGGCAAGAAGGCTTATAAAGCAGATAATCCTAATTTAAGAGTGGAAGAGGGGGCAACCGTTAACTGGCGCATCCGCACGAACAAACCAGCCAAAGCACTGCAACTGGAACTGAATGAGCAGCAAGCACAAACCTTTAAGCAGAGCAAAACAGGCTATACCTTCTCTCGCAGCTTCAGCCAGCCTACGCTGTACACGATCAACCTAAACGGGCAGAAATCTGCTTTTTATACCTTGGAGATAATTCCGGATGAGGCCCCGGCCATAGAAATCAGCAAGCCGAAAGAGTACACCGAAATCCGGCTAGGTGAGCCACAGCGGGTAAGCCTGCAGGCAAAGCTCACCGACGATTACGGCATTCGGGAAGCCAACATGATTGCTACGGTCGCCAAAGGCACTGGCGAGGCAGTAAAGTTTCGGGAGGAGAAGATGAAGCTGAACCTGAGCGGCAACAGCCGAAGCTACAGCATCAACCAAACGCTAGACCTGCAAAAGCTGGGCATGAGCTTCGGCGATGAGCTATACTTCTACCTGCAGGCCTGGGACAACCACCGCGGCTACACGCGCTCCGAAACCTTTTTTGTGCAGATTGAAGACACTACCATTGTAGAAGCCAGCTTTGACATGACAGCCGGTGTGAATCCGGTGCCGGAATATTTCCGCAGCCAGCGACAGATAATTATCGATACAGAAAAACTGCTAAAGGAGCAAAGAAGTATCAGTAAGGCTGAGTTTCAGGAGCGATCAAACAACATTGGCATAGACCAAAAGCTGCTGCGCCTGCGCTATGGTAAATTTTTGGGTGAGGAGTTTGAAAGCGGCATCGGTCCGGGAGGAGGTATACCAGAGGGAGCAGGAGGGCACGAAGAGGCCCAACATTTTGAAGGCGATGGCCACGACCATCCCGAGTTCGAGAACCAAAACAGCCCGGAAGCACTGCTAGACCCTTACCTGCACAAGCACGACCAGGAAGGCGAAGCAACCATCTTCGAGCCTGCCGTAAAGGCAAAACTAAAAGGAGCTTTGGCGCAGATGTGGGAAGCAGAACTAAGGCTGCGGACATTTAAACCGAAAGAAGCGCTACCGTTTGAGTACATGGCCCTCCGAATGCTGAAAGATGTACAGCAGTCGCAGCGGGCATATGTAGCCAAAACAGGTTTTGAGGCACCACCACTCAAAGAGCCAGAACTGCGCCTGACAGGAGAGCTGAACAAGATTACGCCGCTAAATGAGCGCAACACCATAAAGCAAAAGCAGCAGTATCCAGACACAAAAGCAGCCTTAAACTGGCTGGCCAGATACAAGCAAAACGGCAAGTATAAACCCAGCGACGCAGCCTTGCTGGAACGGGCAGGACAAGAACTGGCACAGCGGGCCGTAAACACGCCGGGCCAGAACCTCCGCGCACTACAAGACATGCGACAGTTAATTTCTGAAGTAAGAACGGGAGACGGCAAGCTGTGTGCCTCATGCTTGGCAACAGTAGAACACGCTTTAACAGCCCTACTACCACCAGCAGCGCAAACACCGCAGCCCAAGCAAGTCATGCGAAGCAAGCTGGCACAGGAGTATATGAAACAGCTTGAGCAGTAA
- a CDS encoding sterol desaturase family protein gives MKIMFPKFDKVGMPLLGVAAAALFVLEAKRQLRRRTRPKSERLVENGSVAAAALPALRLLLVPGMYAAAKWANRRNFGLLAWLPGWGRYTLGFLLLDYTNYLWHVLLHKSDLLWRFHNVHHIDLDLDLSSAWRFHIGENIASVPYRSGAVALLGVPAPLVLFYEVIFEGCTAFHHSNLRLPYKVEKQLCKLMVTPRMHGIHHSIVARETNSNFSVIFSGWDRLHQTLRLNVPQHAITIGVPSYRDPAEQHPVRLLRLPFEKQRLWQLPDGTVPEREELQEKHLLLP, from the coding sequence ATGAAGATAATGTTCCCGAAGTTTGATAAGGTGGGCATGCCGCTGCTGGGTGTGGCCGCGGCGGCTTTGTTTGTGCTGGAAGCAAAGCGGCAACTACGGCGGCGTACGCGGCCGAAGAGCGAGCGCCTGGTCGAGAACGGCAGCGTGGCGGCTGCGGCGCTGCCGGCGCTGCGCCTTTTGCTCGTGCCCGGAATGTATGCGGCTGCCAAGTGGGCTAACCGCCGCAACTTTGGCCTGCTGGCGTGGCTGCCCGGGTGGGGCAGGTATACTTTGGGCTTTCTGCTGCTGGACTATACTAACTACCTGTGGCACGTGCTGCTGCACAAATCAGACCTGCTCTGGCGCTTCCATAACGTGCACCACATCGACCTGGACCTGGACCTCTCCTCTGCCTGGCGCTTCCATATCGGGGAGAACATCGCCTCGGTGCCGTACCGGAGCGGTGCCGTGGCGCTGTTGGGTGTGCCGGCTCCGCTAGTGCTGTTTTACGAGGTGATCTTTGAGGGTTGCACCGCTTTTCACCACAGCAACCTGCGCCTGCCCTACAAGGTAGAAAAGCAGCTGTGCAAGCTGATGGTAACCCCGCGCATGCACGGTATTCATCACTCTATTGTAGCCCGAGAAACCAACAGTAACTTTTCCGTTATCTTTTCCGGCTGGGACCGTCTGCACCAGACCCTGCGCCTTAACGTGCCCCAGCACGCCATTACCATTGGGGTGCCCTCCTACCGCGACCCTGCAGAGCAGCACCCTGTGCGCCTGCTCCGGCTGCCCTTTGAGAAGCAGCGGCTGTGGCAGCTACCCGATGGCACGGTGCCTGAGCGGGAGGAGCTGCAGGAGAAGCATTTGCTGTTGCCGTAA
- a CDS encoding cyanophycinase, producing MEPVKGKLIALGGGDDDGLIKLIRSEICALTSHIEVIATAASAPEESGNAYKEAFEELGCHSVYFMHIDEDNEADKPEYLERISKADVIFFTGGDQVRLAKFLNGTELLRIMHRRYRTEDIIISGTSAGAAIMSDRMIYNGYGHYSLIKGEMKTTVGCSFINNIFIDTHFAERGRFGRLAHAVAHDPRYIGIGLSEETGIIIKEGDQVEVFGPGVVTVIDASNIKFSNIHQVADNDPIAVENLKMHLLVHGYRYCLKEHLFQPIPVEEVR from the coding sequence ATGGAACCCGTGAAAGGAAAATTGATAGCACTGGGCGGAGGCGATGATGATGGGCTGATCAAGCTGATCCGCTCCGAAATCTGCGCCCTGACCTCGCATATTGAAGTTATAGCCACTGCAGCAAGCGCCCCCGAAGAGTCTGGCAACGCCTACAAGGAAGCGTTTGAGGAACTGGGTTGCCACAGCGTATACTTTATGCACATAGATGAGGATAACGAGGCCGATAAGCCAGAGTACCTGGAGCGCATCAGCAAGGCCGATGTCATCTTCTTTACCGGCGGCGACCAGGTGCGGCTGGCGAAGTTCCTGAACGGCACTGAGCTGCTGCGCATCATGCACCGCCGCTATCGCACCGAGGACATCATCATTTCCGGTACCAGTGCCGGTGCGGCTATTATGTCTGACAGGATGATCTACAACGGCTACGGGCATTACTCCCTCATCAAGGGCGAAATGAAAACGACAGTCGGCTGCTCTTTTATCAACAACATCTTTATTGATACGCACTTTGCCGAAAGAGGCCGGTTTGGCCGGCTGGCACATGCCGTAGCCCACGACCCCAGGTACATCGGTATCGGGCTGAGCGAAGAGACAGGCATCATCATCAAAGAGGGAGATCAGGTGGAGGTGTTTGGCCCGGGCGTCGTGACGGTGATTGATGCCAGTAACATCAAGTTTTCCAACATACACCAGGTAGCAGACAACGACCCCATTGCCGTTGAAAACCTGAAAATGCACCTGCTCGTGCACGGCTACCGCTATTGCCTGAAAGAGCACCTGTTCCAGCCAATCCCTGTGGAGGAAGTACGGTAG